A single genomic interval of Syngnathoides biaculeatus isolate LvHL_M chromosome 1, ASM1980259v1, whole genome shotgun sequence harbors:
- the LOC133504082 gene encoding ankyrin repeat and MYND domain-containing protein 2-like, with protein sequence MAVINKGELTASERKILQVIEAGDVQEAAQLLTNEDVRVNCLDECGMTPLMHAAYKGKAEICRLLLQHGADVNCNQHEYGYTALMFAGLSGKTDITSMMLDAGAETDLVNSVGRTAAQMAAFVGQHDCVTVINNFFSRARLEYYTRPQGLEREPKLPPGLAGPLHKIIMTTNLNPVKIVMLVRENPALVDVGALEKCYQVMDLLCEQCVTQQDMNEVLAMKMHYISCVLQKCVAFLQKRDDKLDALVKSLLRGRDSDGFPQYQEKFIRDCIRKFPYCETTLLQQLGNDPTAYSVLTQALTGQMAFVDADYCATCGERGADKRCSLCKSVTYCSLTCQKLHWFTHKKMCRAMQEQNADLERDAPRLKELKDDESDLVLETANFLQELCLRAEETVAAAGGCPAKLLGSPPAPSHEPSSSQE encoded by the exons ATGGCTGTAATTAACAAGGGAGAACTTACAGCATCTGAGAGGAAAATTTTGCAAGTAATTGAAGCTG GTGATGTGCAAGAAGCAGCCCAACTGCTTACGAATGAAGACGTTCGAGTCAACTGTTTGGATGAg TGTGGGATGACGCCGCTGATGCACGCGGCCTATAAGGGCAAAGCCGAGATTTGTCGCCTGCTTTTGCAGCATGGGGCTGATGTCAACTGCAACCAACACGAGTACGGCTACACCGCACTAATGTTTGCCGGTTTATCAg GGAAGACAGACATCACATCTATGATGCTGGATGCCGGGGCCGAAACGGATTTGGTGAATTCTGTGGGTCGCACTGCTGCTCAGATGGCAGCCTTTGTAG GCCAGCATGACTGTGTGACAGTCatcaacaactttttttcacggGCCAGGCTGGAGTATTACACAAGACCACAGGGGCTGGAAAGGGAGCCCAAGCTACCACCAGGGTTAGCAGGACCCCTGCACAAGATCATTATGACAACCAACCTCAACCCAGTCAAA ATAGTCATGCTGGTGAGGGAGAACCCGGCTCTTGTGGATGTCGGGGCCCTGGAAAAGTGTTACCAGGTGATGGACCTGCTGTGTGAGCAATGTGTGACGCAGCAAGACATGAACGAGGTCCTGGCCATGAAGATGCATTACATCAGCTGTGTGCTACAGAAATGTGTCGCCTTTCTACAAAAGCGAGATGACAAGTTGGACGCGCTTGTGAAGAG TCTCCTAAGGGGGAGAGACAGTGACGGGTTCCCACAGTACCAGGAGAAATTCATTCGAGACTGCATCAGGAAGTTCCCTTACTGTGAGACCACACTGCTTCAGCAGCTG ggcAACGACCCGACTGCGTACTCAGTACTAACTCAGGCACTGACGGGTCAGATGGCCTTTGTGGATGCGGACTACTGCGCTACATGTGGAGAGCGGGGAGCTGACAAGCGCTGCTCCCTCTGTAAATCT GTGACTTACTGCAGTTTGACTTGCCAAAAGCTCCACTGGTTCACCCACAAAAAGATGTGCCGCGCTATGCAGGAGCAGAATGCAGATTTGGAAAGGGACGCCCCAAGGCTGAAAGAGCTCAAAG ATGATGAGAGTGATCTGGTGTTGGAGACAGCCAACTTCCTTCAGGAATTGTGTCTGCGGGCCGAGGAGACGGTGGCTGCCGCTGGTGGGTGCCCTGCTAAGCTGCTCGGATCCCCACCTGCGCCATCACATGAACCATCCAGCTCCCAGGAATGA
- the tspan13b gene encoding tetraspanin-13b encodes MGCAGFTCSKHSLCALNILYVMVSLLMIGIAAWGKWFGLVSSFQVVGGVIGVGVFLFFVALAGLIGAMKHHQVLLFFYMIILFMVFIVQFSVSSACLAINKEQQDHLLEVGWNNSHSTQRDVEKSLNCCGFRQLELNATCDADCFPNHSCLPCADKIQEHADEVLRFVGGTGLFFSFTEILGVWLTYRYRNQKDPRANPSAFL; translated from the exons ATGGGTTGCGCTGGATTCACCTGCTCCAAACACTCCCTGTGTGCGCTCAACATCCTCTATGTT ATGGTGAGCTTGCTGATGATTGGAATTGCAGCATGGGGAAAGTGGTTTGGTCTAGTCTCCAGTTTCCAGGTGGTGGGTGGCGTCATAGGAGTGGgggtcttcctcttctttgttgcTCTGGCTGGTCTCATTGGTGCAATGAAACACCATCaagtcctcctcttcttt TACATGATCATCCTGTTCATGGTGTTTATCGTGCAGTTCTCtgtttccagtgcatgtctggCTATCAACAAAGAGCAACAG GATCATCTGCTCGAGGTCGGCTGGAATAACTCCCACAGCACCCAAAGAGACGTGGAGAAGAGCCTCAACTGCTGCGGCTTCAGACAGCTTGAACTCAATGCCACCTGCGATGCC GACTGTTTTCCCAATCACTCCTGTTTGCCGTGTGCTGATAAGATCCAGGAACACGCAGATGAAGTCCTACGTTTCGTAGGAGGGACAggactttttttcagtttcactgAG ATTCTGGGCGTGTGGCTCACATATCGCTACAGGAACCAAAAGGACCCCCGAGCGAACCCCAGTGCATTCCTGTGA